A portion of the Salarias fasciatus chromosome 15, fSalaFa1.1, whole genome shotgun sequence genome contains these proteins:
- the LOC115401509 gene encoding B2 bradykinin receptor — MSANASLWLPPSAAPDTDNCSDYTAAWLWLSSLQPAYLGLVTLLGLLGNGLVLCVFCLQRKPCSVADVYLGNLAAADLVMLCCLPFWTVTVARGYRWDFGEAMCKLVNVAISMNYICSMMFLTLVSVDRYLALVKPVSPSRLRRAPWAKRICLGIWVLGLLFTLPSLLFRTVSYVEDAGVHACILRFPRPEWTLYNNITQTVLGFLIPGLAVAYCTCYIVAALNERGLEGLPGVRAERKATHLVLAVLVVFLICWTPHHVMRLLDTVDYFQVVPGCLWGHVLDVGLQLSSYLAYSNSAVNPFLFVIVGTHFRRRAREVFGKTLNPLSKDLNYLSVSFTSVHRLKDVQRLSISPVDIFSIKQTENR; from the coding sequence ATGTCGGCCAACGCGTCCCTCTGGCTCCCCCCCTCTGCGGCTCCGGACACGGACAACTGCAGCGACTACACGGCGGCCTGGCTGTGGCTGTCGTCCCTGCAGCCGGCCTACCTGGGCCTGGTCACGCTGctggggctgctgggaaacGGCCTGGTGCTCTGCGTCTTCTGCCTGCAGAGGAAGCCCTGCTCTGTGGCCGACGTGTACCTGGGGAACCTGGCGGCGGCCGACCTGGTCATGCTGTGCTGCCTGCCGTTCTGGACCGTCACCGTGGCGCGGGGCTACCGCTGGGACTTCGGGGAGGCGATGTGCAAGCTGGTCAACGTCGCCATCTCCATGAACTACATCTGCAGCATGATGTTCCTCACGCTGGTCAGCGTGGACCGGTACCTGGCCCTGGTGAAGCCCGTGAGCCCCAGCCGCCTCAGGAGGGCGCCGTGGGCCAAGCGGATCTGCCTGGGGATCTGGGTCCTCGGCCTCCTCTTCACGCTGCCCAGCCTTCTCTTTCGGACGGTGTCTTACGTGGAGGACGCCGGTGTTCACGCCTGCATCCTGAGGTTCCCCCGGCCGGAGTGGACGCTGTACAACAACATCACCCAGACCGTGCTGGGCTTCCTGATCCCCGGCCTGGCGGTGGCCTACTGCACCTGCTACATCGTGGCGGCGCTGAACGAGCGCGGCCTGGAGGGCCTCCCCGGCGTCCGGGCGGAGAGGAAGGCCACCCACCTGGTCCTGGCCGTGCTGGTGGTCTTCCTCATCTGCTGGACTCCTCATCACGTGATGCGGCTCCTGGACACCGTGGACTACTTCCAGGTCGTGCCGGGCTGCCTCTGGGGTCACGTCCTGGACGTCGGCCTGCAGCTGTCCTCGTACCTGGCGTACAGCAACAGCGCCGTCAACCCCTTCCTGTTCGTCATCGTAGGAACGCACTTCAGGAGGAGGGCGAGGGAGGTGTTCGGGAAAACCCTGAACCCTCTGTCCAAAGACCTGAACTACCTGAGCGTGAGCTTCACCTCCGTCCACAGACTGAAGGACGTGCAGCGTCTCAGCATCAGCCCAGTGGACATCTTCTCcataaaacagactgaaaacaggTGA